CGTCGTCGTAGAAGACGGGAGCGTGGTACGTGTAGTCTCCAGCGTGGGTGTTCCCGGCGTACGGAGAGTTCGTCAAGAAACAGTCTCCCGGCGAGATGTCGTCGTAGTGTTCGAGGGTGTATTCGGGGATGTAATTGACGTTGCCCACGTGCACCGGAATACCCTCCGTGAACATGAACTGGCGACCGTCTCCAAGGGTGATGGCGTTCGAGAAATCCTTTGCCGCACTGATCACCTTCGAGCGCGCAGAGCGGAGCAGCGACTGCGTCATCTCCCGTGTGACTATATCGAATTTCTTCGATAAGATGTTCATTTTGTATGGGTCAATACCGAACCCCTCGTCAGTTTCCGGGAATGAATTGCTCACGCTTCCAATTCGGTACACCCTCTATAATATTTTTCTGCTCTGTGGTGTCGCCCTGCTGATGCCCGAGGTCATCGCCCCACGATCAGGTGGCTGTCTCTGTGTGTGGCCGGCCGGAACCCTTCCACAGCGACGAGCCACCCGAGCCGACGGATCGAATGGGCATGGCACCGCCGCCTGGACAACTATCTTTATCGATCGTTATATAGGTACGTTTATACACGCCCGATCAGAGAGAGCTGATGTGTCTGAAATATCAGAGTGGTTGTCACCACCGGAAGTGCTGAACGGGCAGTCGATGCCGTGGGGTGCGGTGATGATCGAGGGGAACAAGTTCTTGATCACTGCCGGCTTGACCGGACGGTCACCGGATCGGGATCAAGAGTACCCCCAGATGGTAGAGGACGAGACCTTCGAGAGTATCGACCAGGCTTCCCTGGAGGTCGCACCCCACAACGTCGAAGAGCAGACCCTCCTCATCCTCGAAAAGACGGAACGAACGTTACAGGAGGCGGGGACCTCCTTCGAGAACGTCTTCTTCGTGGACTACACGATCACCGAGCGGTACAATTGGCCGAGAGCACTGCGGACCATGAAGACGTGGATGGAGGAGAA
This Salinigranum marinum DNA region includes the following protein-coding sequences:
- a CDS encoding Rid family hydrolase yields the protein MSEISEWLSPPEVLNGQSMPWGAVMIEGNKFLITAGLTGRSPDRDQEYPQMVEDETFESIDQASLEVAPHNVEEQTLLILEKTERTLQEAGTSFENVFFVDYTITERYNWPRALRTMKTWMEENGYEEFFDRPRPNALKIVKGLDHPDMLIEVMMWATVPEEE